One Amycolatopsis sp. NBC_00355 genomic window carries:
- a CDS encoding S1 family peptidase has product MKIARLFGAAAVAVMTTGALAAIAVPASGQDLLNPDIVPAMQRDLGLTHDQAVARLKSEDVASKVSAAVSAALGDALGGVTYNATTGKAHIETTNAAQLGKIREAGAEAELVKFSARQLDSTVDALNAADSSAPASVTGWGVDSTTNRVTLTVLQGHNSAADAFLTKSGVDKSSITILETAAKPSLYANIRGGDAYYIGGSSRCSVGFSTTTGFLTAGHCAALTGGGSLTGSNGAALGSWGTYRFPGSDYASVRTNSSWTPVGQMNNGTRVTGSSNAATGTSVCKAGSTTGWTCGTVGAKNQSVRYAEGTVNGMTATNVRSAAGDSGGGFIAGNSAQGILSGGNTSVTYFFPIGAALSATGTTLRLG; this is encoded by the coding sequence ATGAAGATCGCCAGACTCTTCGGTGCCGCTGCCGTTGCCGTGATGACGACGGGCGCGCTCGCCGCGATCGCCGTTCCCGCGTCCGGGCAGGACCTGCTGAACCCGGACATCGTGCCCGCGATGCAGCGTGACCTCGGCCTGACCCACGACCAGGCGGTGGCCCGGCTGAAGAGCGAGGACGTCGCGAGCAAGGTCTCCGCGGCCGTCTCCGCGGCGCTCGGCGACGCACTCGGCGGCGTCACCTACAACGCCACCACGGGCAAGGCGCACATCGAAACGACGAACGCCGCCCAGCTCGGCAAGATCCGCGAAGCCGGCGCCGAGGCCGAACTCGTGAAGTTCAGCGCCCGTCAGCTCGATTCCACTGTGGACGCCCTGAACGCGGCCGACAGCTCGGCGCCCGCTTCGGTCACCGGCTGGGGCGTGGACTCCACGACCAACCGCGTCACGCTGACCGTGCTGCAGGGCCACAACAGCGCGGCGGACGCGTTCCTCACGAAGTCCGGGGTGGACAAGTCGTCGATCACGATCCTCGAGACGGCCGCGAAGCCGTCGCTGTACGCCAACATCCGGGGTGGTGACGCCTACTACATCGGCGGCTCGTCGCGCTGCTCGGTCGGCTTCTCCACGACCACCGGCTTCCTCACCGCCGGGCACTGCGCCGCGCTCACCGGCGGCGGCTCCCTGACCGGGTCCAACGGCGCCGCGCTCGGCTCGTGGGGCACCTACCGGTTCCCGGGCAGCGACTACGCCTCGGTCCGGACGAACAGCAGCTGGACCCCGGTCGGCCAGATGAACAACGGCACCCGCGTCACCGGCTCGTCGAACGCGGCGACCGGCACGTCGGTCTGCAAGGCCGGCTCGACCACCGGCTGGACCTGCGGCACCGTCGGCGCCAAGAACCAGAGCGTCCGCTACGCCGAAGGCACGGTCAACGGCATGACCGCGACCAACGTCCGCTCGGCCGCGGGTGACTCGGGCGGCGGCTTCATCGCCGGCAACTCGGCGCAGGGCATCCTGTCCGGCGGCAACACGAGCGTGACGTACTTCTTCCCCATCGGTGCCGCGCTCTCGGCGACCGGCACCACGCTCCGCCTCGGCTGA
- a CDS encoding SsgA family sporulation/cell division regulator, translating into MHTEAVHQSQFVVLNESTTPVLSRLSYHAEEPFAVTVAFRTERGRWIEWTFARELLVEGLDEPAGLGDVRVRPDLSEDEDFLTLEIESPDGYASFELEIEDVRTFLDASYELVPLGEEGAYFDVDGLIEEISNV; encoded by the coding sequence GTGCACACCGAAGCCGTACACCAGAGCCAGTTCGTGGTGCTGAACGAGAGCACCACGCCCGTCCTGTCGCGCCTGTCCTACCACGCCGAGGAGCCGTTCGCGGTCACCGTGGCGTTCCGGACCGAGCGCGGCCGGTGGATCGAGTGGACGTTCGCCCGTGAGCTGCTCGTCGAGGGACTGGACGAGCCGGCCGGCCTGGGCGACGTGCGCGTCCGCCCGGACCTGTCCGAAGACGAAGACTTCCTGACCCTCGAAATCGAGTCACCGGACGGCTATGCGTCGTTCGAGCTGGAGATCGAGGACGTCCGCACGTTCCTCGATGCGTCCTACGAGCTGGTGCCGCTCGGTGAAGAGGGCGCGTACTTCGACGTCGACGGGCTGATCGAGGAGATCAGCAACGTCTGA
- a CDS encoding MFS transporter, translated as MLRHRRIFLAATLIDALGSGLWVPFALLFLVHGQGLGLLDAGASLSTGALLALVSGPATGAAMDRFGPRALLITGNLVRIVAFCAYPLVHSSWQVIVVSVVAGFGDRLFWTCNAPMVGLLTEGRDADRMLATQTAGRFAGAGLGAAATAVLPAITSPWAFHLLAYVNAASFAVAAVLIRLLPALSRESAHLGAALSRESAASGGWRAVLGDRPFTGFCVTHMAFTLAGASKFAVLPIVVHDLLHGPQWIAGTAITLGTVVVVAGQHPIVALLAGRSRTAALIGAATLFSACFGLLIPLEAVSLQVATGLILFTSVGFSVAEAMFGPTATAAAAAAAPPGAEGRASSIFQLSWGLPIALAPGLLAALLSVDNALTWSVLALTCAAAVPALLVLRKKLPVALREPSPPVAA; from the coding sequence ATGCTTCGTCACCGCCGGATCTTCCTGGCCGCGACCTTGATCGACGCGCTCGGCAGCGGGCTGTGGGTGCCGTTCGCCCTGCTCTTCCTGGTGCACGGCCAGGGCCTCGGCCTGCTCGACGCGGGCGCGTCGCTCAGCACCGGCGCCCTGCTCGCGCTCGTCTCCGGGCCGGCGACCGGCGCCGCGATGGACCGGTTCGGGCCGCGGGCGCTGCTCATCACCGGCAACCTGGTGCGCATCGTCGCGTTCTGCGCCTACCCGCTGGTGCACAGCAGCTGGCAGGTGATCGTCGTGTCGGTCGTCGCCGGGTTCGGGGACCGGCTGTTCTGGACGTGCAACGCGCCGATGGTCGGCCTGCTCACCGAGGGCCGGGACGCCGATCGGATGCTGGCCACCCAGACCGCCGGCCGGTTCGCCGGCGCGGGTCTCGGCGCCGCGGCGACGGCGGTGCTGCCCGCCATCACCAGCCCGTGGGCCTTCCACCTGCTCGCCTACGTGAACGCCGCGAGCTTCGCCGTCGCGGCCGTCCTGATCCGGCTGCTCCCGGCACTTTCACGTGAAAGTGCCCACCTGGGCGCGGCACTTTCACGTGAAAGCGCCGCCTCGGGCGGCTGGCGCGCGGTGCTCGGCGACCGGCCGTTCACCGGCTTCTGTGTCACCCACATGGCTTTCACGCTCGCCGGCGCGAGCAAGTTCGCGGTGCTGCCGATCGTCGTCCACGACCTGCTGCACGGTCCACAGTGGATCGCCGGGACAGCCATCACGCTCGGCACCGTGGTCGTGGTGGCCGGGCAGCACCCGATCGTCGCCCTGCTCGCCGGCCGGAGCCGGACGGCCGCGCTGATCGGCGCCGCGACCCTCTTTTCGGCCTGCTTCGGGTTGCTGATTCCCCTCGAGGCGGTCTCCCTGCAGGTCGCCACCGGCCTGATCCTCTTCACGAGCGTCGGCTTCTCGGTCGCGGAGGCGATGTTCGGCCCGACCGCCACCGCGGCGGCCGCCGCGGCCGCACCTCCGGGCGCCGAAGGCCGGGCGAGTTCGATCTTCCAGCTGTCCTGGGGCCTGCCGATCGCCCTCGCGCCGGGCCTGCTCGCCGCCCTGCTCAGCGTGGACAACGCGCTGACGTGGTCGGTACTGGCCCTGACCTGCGCGGCAGCCGTGCCGGCGCTGCTCGTGCTGCGGAAGAAGCTGCCGGTCGCGCTGCGCGAACCGTCACCACCAGTCGCCGCCTGA
- a CDS encoding Lrp/AsnC family transcriptional regulator, whose protein sequence is MQTPDLDQLDIAILACLQADARTIAETIGAKVGLSAAAVQRRIKRLREAGVIEREVAVLSPRALGLSMTFVVMVEMERENLAVLDAFRHQVLGDDCVQQCYYVTGNADFVLIVTCPDMAGFEAFTRRMFFDNPNVRHFTTSVAMDRVKVGLNLPLSP, encoded by the coding sequence GTGCAGACACCCGACCTCGACCAGCTGGACATCGCCATCCTCGCCTGCCTGCAGGCGGACGCCCGCACGATCGCCGAGACGATCGGCGCGAAGGTCGGCCTCTCGGCCGCGGCGGTGCAACGGCGGATCAAGCGGCTGCGCGAGGCGGGCGTCATCGAGCGCGAGGTGGCGGTGCTGTCGCCGCGGGCGCTCGGGCTGAGCATGACGTTCGTGGTCATGGTCGAGATGGAGCGGGAGAACCTCGCGGTCCTGGACGCCTTCCGCCACCAGGTCCTCGGTGACGACTGCGTCCAGCAGTGTTACTACGTCACGGGCAACGCGGACTTCGTGCTGATCGTGACGTGCCCGGACATGGCGGGCTTCGAGGCCTTCACACGGCGGATGTTCTTCGACAACCCGAACGTCCGGCACTTCACGACGAGCGTGGCGATGGACCGCGTGAAAGTGGGCCTCAACCTGCCGCTGAGTCCCTAG
- a CDS encoding beta-ketoacyl-ACP synthase III — MPAPAAVLTGLGSWLPTKVLANHEIAARLDTSDEWIRARTGIRERRVAGPGESTVDLAVGAGRKALASTDGGADMVVLATATPDQPCPASAPQVAARLGLGTAAAFDVNAVCSGFVYALATAAGFIAGGLAERVLVIGADTFTTLIDPDDRTTVPIFGDGAGAVVLRAGDADEPGAFGPFDLHSEGEHADLLWVEAGGSRRRLSDDPGDRFLAMQGTAVFRHACARMAESSRTVLERAGWMVGDVDRFVGHQANIRILQATAKQLGMPADAVVANIDRVGNTSAASIPLALDDARRDGTLAPGNRVLLSAFGAGLTWGSTVLRWPDLGQLS, encoded by the coding sequence GTGCCCGCACCTGCCGCCGTGTTGACCGGACTCGGTTCGTGGCTGCCGACGAAAGTCCTGGCCAACCACGAGATCGCCGCCCGGCTCGACACCTCGGACGAGTGGATCCGCGCCCGCACGGGGATCCGCGAACGCCGGGTCGCCGGCCCCGGGGAGTCCACTGTGGACCTCGCCGTCGGGGCGGGCCGCAAGGCGCTGGCCTCCACCGACGGCGGCGCCGACATGGTCGTGCTCGCCACCGCCACCCCCGACCAGCCCTGCCCGGCCAGCGCGCCGCAGGTGGCCGCCCGGCTCGGGCTCGGCACCGCCGCGGCCTTCGACGTCAACGCCGTGTGCAGCGGGTTCGTCTACGCGCTGGCCACCGCGGCCGGGTTCATCGCGGGCGGCCTCGCCGAGCGCGTGCTCGTGATCGGCGCCGACACCTTCACCACGCTCATCGACCCGGACGACCGCACCACCGTCCCGATCTTCGGCGACGGCGCCGGCGCGGTGGTCCTGCGCGCCGGGGACGCCGACGAACCCGGCGCGTTCGGGCCGTTCGACCTGCACAGCGAGGGTGAGCACGCCGACCTGCTGTGGGTCGAGGCGGGCGGCTCGCGCCGCCGGCTGTCGGACGACCCGGGCGACCGCTTCCTCGCGATGCAGGGCACCGCGGTGTTCCGGCACGCCTGCGCGCGGATGGCCGAGTCGTCCCGGACGGTCCTGGAGCGCGCGGGCTGGATGGTCGGCGACGTCGACCGCTTCGTCGGGCACCAGGCCAACATCCGGATCCTCCAGGCGACGGCGAAGCAGCTCGGCATGCCCGCCGACGCCGTGGTCGCCAACATCGACCGCGTCGGCAACACCAGTGCCGCGTCCATCCCGCTCGCGCTGGACGACGCCCGGCGCGACGGCACCCTCGCGCCCGGCAACCGCGTCCTGCTCAGCGCGTTCGGCGCGGGGCTGACCTGGGGTTCGACGGTCTTGCGCTGGCCGGATCTGGGTCAGTTGTCCTGA
- a CDS encoding adenylate/guanylate cyclase domain-containing protein, with translation MRENAGRFRVVLRTSLGFAGLGLGSSVAGSGVVALLLLLQGLPSDVGDRGWILGIVAAGIVAVSLLVGTLWTAWLQRRTAIWFVLGRPPAESEARRALRLPVDMAVVSGTLWLIGTTVLGVLAGVLGSAADAAAMATTIGLGGLTTVGLTYLAAEWVARPVMTIALHVVPPRGSLPVTVLTRLIVTWALTCGVPLVGVLLVATPPDFGSGDHTASLIMLSVIGLVVGALGTALLARAVAAPLHRLRGALDKIARGDNDVLVDVDDSSEIGLLQTSVNQLAAGLREQARMRDLFGRHVGAEVARHALEYGASLSGDVREVTALFVDVVDSTALAYRTPPEELVGKLNRLFAAVVTAVNARGGLVNKFQGDAALCVFGAPTRLSDAPTAALAAARAIRDAVREAGELDLGIGVSSGPVFAGQLGTSSRLEYTVIGDAVNEAARLTELAKATPSRILASDAAVSGALKGERAFWVEHGELELRGRQAPTPTWTAGPEPQDN, from the coding sequence GTGCGCGAGAACGCCGGGAGGTTTCGGGTCGTCCTGCGCACCAGCCTGGGCTTCGCCGGGCTGGGGCTCGGCTCCAGCGTCGCCGGCTCCGGCGTGGTCGCGCTGCTCCTGCTGCTGCAGGGCCTGCCCAGCGACGTCGGCGACCGCGGCTGGATCCTCGGGATCGTCGCGGCCGGGATCGTCGCCGTCTCGCTGCTCGTCGGGACACTGTGGACGGCCTGGCTGCAGCGGCGCACGGCGATCTGGTTCGTGCTCGGCCGCCCGCCCGCCGAAAGCGAGGCCCGGCGGGCGCTGCGGCTGCCCGTCGACATGGCCGTGGTCAGCGGCACGCTCTGGCTGATCGGCACCACCGTCCTCGGCGTGCTCGCCGGGGTGCTCGGCTCGGCGGCGGACGCGGCCGCGATGGCCACGACCATCGGGCTCGGCGGCCTCACCACCGTCGGGCTCACCTACCTGGCCGCCGAGTGGGTGGCGCGGCCGGTGATGACGATCGCGCTGCACGTCGTCCCGCCGCGCGGGTCGCTGCCGGTGACCGTGCTGACCCGGCTGATCGTCACCTGGGCGCTGACCTGCGGGGTGCCGCTCGTCGGCGTGCTGCTCGTCGCCACGCCGCCGGACTTCGGCTCGGGCGACCACACCGCGAGCCTGATCATGCTGTCGGTGATCGGCCTGGTCGTCGGCGCGCTCGGCACGGCACTGCTGGCCCGCGCGGTCGCGGCGCCGCTGCACCGGCTGCGCGGGGCGCTCGACAAGATCGCGCGCGGCGACAATGACGTCCTCGTCGACGTCGACGACTCCAGCGAGATCGGCCTGCTCCAGACGTCGGTGAACCAGCTGGCCGCCGGGCTGCGCGAGCAGGCGCGGATGCGGGACCTGTTCGGCCGGCACGTCGGCGCCGAGGTCGCCCGGCACGCCCTGGAGTACGGCGCGTCGCTCTCCGGTGACGTCCGCGAGGTGACGGCGCTGTTCGTCGACGTCGTCGACTCGACCGCGCTGGCCTACCGGACGCCGCCGGAGGAGCTGGTCGGGAAGCTGAACCGGCTGTTCGCGGCCGTCGTCACCGCGGTGAACGCCCGCGGCGGCCTGGTCAACAAGTTCCAGGGGGACGCCGCGTTGTGCGTCTTCGGCGCGCCGACGCGGCTCTCGGACGCGCCCACCGCCGCCCTGGCCGCGGCCCGGGCGATCCGGGACGCGGTGCGCGAGGCCGGCGAGCTGGACCTCGGCATCGGCGTCTCCAGCGGCCCGGTGTTCGCCGGGCAGCTCGGCACCAGCAGCCGGCTGGAGTACACCGTGATCGGCGACGCCGTGAACGAGGCCGCGCGGCTCACCGAGCTGGCCAAGGCGACGCCGTCACGCATCCTCGCCAGCGACGCCGCCGTGTCCGGCGCGCTGAAGGGCGAGCGCGCCTTCTGGGTAGAGCACGGCGAGCTCGAACTGCGGGGCCGCCAGGCGCCGACGCCGACTTGGACAGCCGGCCCGGAACCTCAGGACAACTGA
- a CDS encoding FBP domain-containing protein, whose protein sequence is MEPLGQEEIRASFVNCTRGEAKGVTLPARPDEIPWDRREFLGWRDPKAPGRAYLVLPYGGEVVGLALRAAPSPKSRLRSNICGFCTTTHGLADVTLFSGKRAGKPGREGNTLGIYVCGNLGCCQYVRGELKSDVPQPFETLTLEERLARLEEKVHKFVARVLESR, encoded by the coding sequence ATGGAGCCACTCGGCCAGGAGGAGATCCGGGCCTCGTTCGTCAACTGCACCCGCGGCGAGGCCAAGGGCGTGACGCTGCCCGCCCGGCCCGACGAGATCCCGTGGGACCGACGGGAGTTCCTCGGCTGGCGCGACCCGAAGGCGCCCGGCCGCGCCTACCTCGTGCTGCCGTACGGCGGCGAGGTCGTCGGCCTGGCGCTGCGGGCCGCGCCGTCGCCGAAGTCACGGCTGCGCAGCAACATCTGCGGCTTCTGCACCACGACCCACGGCCTGGCCGACGTCACGCTGTTCTCCGGCAAGCGCGCCGGGAAACCCGGCCGCGAGGGCAACACGCTGGGCATCTACGTCTGCGGCAACCTCGGTTGCTGCCAGTACGTGCGCGGTGAGCTGAAGTCCGACGTGCCCCAGCCGTTCGAGACGCTCACGCTGGAGGAACGTCTCGCGCGGCTCGAGGAGAAGGTGCACAAGTTCGTCGCGCGGGTGCTGGAGTCGCGTTAG
- a CDS encoding class I SAM-dependent methyltransferase, giving the protein MKLLGVVMEKVHFTEEKATMLATLYGRALDSREADPVLGDHAADEAVRQIDYDFTKLGMTRDAAVSVVLRAKPIDAWAAAYLAAHPDAIVLHLGCGMDTRFQRLAPPPTAHWYDVDYPEVVALREKLYAAAPNHTNIGTSVVDFGWLDQVPADRPALIVAEGLTMYLTAGQGTELVRRLVAKFPSGELICDLFSRLGIKAQKLNPPVRKSGATLIWGVDDPRELERYGLTCVSSLDAGHWATPEVMARVRPVTRLQLRMLKYFPPLARMAHIVRYRF; this is encoded by the coding sequence GTGAAACTTCTGGGGGTCGTGATGGAGAAGGTCCACTTCACCGAAGAAAAGGCCACCATGCTGGCCACCCTCTACGGCCGCGCGCTCGACAGCCGCGAAGCCGACCCGGTGCTCGGCGACCACGCCGCCGACGAGGCCGTCCGGCAGATCGACTACGACTTCACCAAGCTCGGCATGACCCGCGACGCCGCCGTGTCGGTCGTGCTGCGGGCGAAGCCGATCGACGCGTGGGCCGCGGCGTACCTGGCCGCGCACCCGGACGCGATCGTGCTGCACCTCGGCTGCGGCATGGACACGCGCTTCCAGCGCCTCGCCCCGCCGCCGACGGCGCACTGGTACGACGTCGACTACCCCGAGGTCGTCGCCCTGCGCGAGAAGCTCTACGCGGCGGCGCCGAACCACACGAACATCGGCACGTCGGTCGTCGACTTCGGCTGGCTCGACCAGGTGCCGGCCGACCGCCCGGCGCTGATCGTCGCCGAGGGCCTGACGATGTACCTGACCGCCGGCCAGGGCACCGAACTGGTGCGGCGCCTGGTCGCGAAGTTCCCGTCCGGCGAGCTGATCTGCGACCTGTTCAGCAGGCTGGGGATCAAGGCGCAGAAGCTCAACCCCCCGGTCCGCAAGTCGGGCGCGACGCTGATCTGGGGCGTCGACGACCCGCGCGAACTGGAGCGCTACGGCCTGACGTGTGTGTCCTCTTTGGACGCCGGCCACTGGGCGACGCCGGAGGTCATGGCGCGGGTGCGGCCGGTCACGCGGCTGCAGCTGCGGATGCTGAAGTACTTCCCGCCGCTGGCCCGGATGGCCCACATCGTCCGGTACCGCTTCTAA
- a CDS encoding FadR/GntR family transcriptional regulator — protein MGEDTEQVWSATVDHLRAMIDSGELAPGSRLPAERVLCEDLGISRGSLRQALRVLDSIGYVQIRAGSGTYVAETREQPLSTWFTEHDQLVEKLFDLRATVEPTLADRLARHATAKVVSRLEDNVAEMAQAAEDGDMLRVIATDAEFHRVIAQNAGNDDVAGLLRSVLALVGEERRAALRLPGQIRKAVDDHRAILDAIRRSDPAEARERTLKHLVDAKTYAHDFAAHPEER, from the coding sequence GTGGGTGAGGACACCGAGCAGGTCTGGAGCGCGACCGTCGACCACCTGCGGGCGATGATCGACTCCGGTGAGCTGGCGCCGGGTTCGCGGCTGCCCGCCGAGCGCGTGCTGTGCGAGGACCTGGGTATCAGCCGCGGGTCGTTGCGGCAGGCGCTGCGCGTGCTCGACTCCATCGGGTACGTCCAGATCCGCGCGGGCTCGGGCACCTACGTCGCCGAGACGCGGGAGCAGCCGCTGAGCACCTGGTTCACCGAGCACGACCAGCTCGTCGAGAAGCTGTTCGACCTGCGCGCGACCGTCGAGCCGACGCTGGCCGACCGGCTCGCCCGGCACGCGACCGCGAAGGTCGTGAGCCGCCTCGAGGACAACGTCGCCGAGATGGCGCAGGCCGCCGAAGACGGCGACATGCTGCGCGTGATCGCCACCGACGCCGAGTTCCACCGGGTCATCGCGCAGAACGCGGGCAACGACGACGTCGCCGGGCTGCTGCGGTCGGTCCTGGCGCTGGTCGGCGAGGAGCGGCGGGCGGCGCTGCGGCTGCCGGGGCAGATCCGCAAGGCCGTCGACGACCACCGCGCGATCCTCGACGCGATCCGCCGGTCGGACCCGGCCGAGGCGCGCGAGCGCACCCTCAAGCACCTGGTGGACGCGAAAACCTACGCGCACGACTTCGCCGCGCACCCCGAAGAGCGCTAG
- a CDS encoding VOC family protein: MTARFKDLALDANDHQALADWWCSAIGYVRHASAAERPPGGPIPIVDPDGKGPLIWLNPVAEPKTVKNRMHLDVVGDRAELLALGATLVRAEDDDIRWDILADPEGNEFCLFAPG; this comes from the coding sequence ATGACGGCCCGGTTCAAGGACCTCGCGCTGGACGCGAACGACCACCAGGCCCTGGCGGACTGGTGGTGCTCGGCGATCGGCTACGTCCGCCACGCCTCCGCCGCCGAGCGCCCGCCGGGCGGCCCGATCCCGATCGTCGACCCCGACGGCAAGGGCCCGTTGATCTGGCTCAACCCGGTGGCCGAGCCGAAGACGGTCAAGAACCGCATGCACCTGGACGTCGTCGGCGACCGCGCCGAGCTGCTGGCGCTGGGCGCGACCCTGGTGAGAGCGGAGGACGACGACATCAGGTGGGACATCCTGGCCGACCCGGAAGGCAACGAGTTCTGCCTCTTCGCCCCCGGGTGA
- a CDS encoding sulfite exporter TauE/SafE family protein, with translation MTWWHAAIVLIAGIWAGTINAVVGSGTLVTFPVLVALGYPPVTATTSNAIGLAPGTLSGAWGYRHELKGYWRQTAKFAVASFLGAIGGTILLLSLPKDAFEAVVPILVGLAVVLVIVQPRVSKWVAKRRDENGAEHKPGPLLMFFIFLIGIYGGYFTAAQGVMLMAVMGMLLSEPLQKLNGVKNVLAAVVNVIAGLIYAFVAPISWPVVLWLAIGSTAGGFLGAKIGRKLPPAVLRGVIVVVGTAAVIQLVVKQFS, from the coding sequence ATGACGTGGTGGCACGCGGCGATCGTCCTGATCGCCGGGATCTGGGCCGGGACCATCAACGCCGTGGTCGGGTCGGGGACGCTCGTGACGTTCCCGGTACTGGTCGCGCTGGGGTACCCGCCGGTGACGGCGACGACCTCCAACGCGATCGGGCTCGCCCCCGGCACCCTCAGCGGTGCCTGGGGTTACCGGCACGAGCTCAAGGGCTACTGGCGGCAGACGGCGAAGTTCGCGGTCGCGTCGTTCCTCGGCGCGATCGGCGGCACCATCCTGCTGCTCTCGCTGCCGAAGGACGCCTTCGAGGCCGTCGTGCCGATCCTCGTCGGGCTGGCCGTGGTCCTCGTGATCGTGCAGCCGCGCGTCTCGAAGTGGGTCGCGAAGCGCCGCGACGAGAACGGCGCCGAGCACAAACCCGGCCCGCTGCTGATGTTCTTCATCTTCCTGATCGGCATCTACGGCGGGTACTTCACCGCCGCGCAGGGCGTGATGCTGATGGCCGTCATGGGGATGCTGCTGTCGGAACCGCTGCAGAAGCTCAACGGCGTGAAGAACGTCCTGGCCGCCGTGGTCAACGTCATCGCCGGGCTGATCTACGCGTTCGTCGCGCCGATCAGCTGGCCCGTCGTGCTCTGGCTGGCGATCGGCTCCACCGCCGGCGGCTTCCTCGGCGCGAAGATCGGCCGGAAGCTGCCGCCGGCGGTGCTGCGCGGCGTGATCGTCGTGGTCGGCACGGCGGCCGTGATCCAGCTGGTCGTCAAGCAGTTCAGCTGA
- the hisC gene encoding histidinol-phosphate transaminase, with protein sequence MSSVSPRADLESLPKYVPGRTIQGAIKLASNEVPGGALPSVAAAIAEAAAGINRYPDTGSQLLRERLARDLAVPVERIAVGCGSVSLCQQTIQAVCAPGDEVIFAWRSFEAYPIVTQVANAVSVKVPITEGQELDLDAMLAAITDRTRVVFVCNPNNPTGTAIRRAELERFLDAVPERVLIVLDEAYKEFVTDPEVPDGVEYTRDRANVMVLRTFSKAYGLAGLRVGYAVAPEAIADALRQVYVAFSVNMLAQVAAVASLDAADELLDRCKDIVAERGRVRDALIAAGYQVPETQANFVWLPLGEQAVPFAEHALDRKLIVRPFAGDGVRVTIGTPEENDLFLAAAREFSR encoded by the coding sequence ATGTCGTCCGTGTCCCCGCGTGCCGATCTCGAATCGTTGCCGAAATACGTCCCAGGCCGGACGATCCAAGGTGCGATCAAGCTGGCGAGCAACGAGGTGCCCGGCGGCGCGCTGCCGAGCGTCGCGGCGGCGATCGCCGAGGCGGCGGCGGGTATCAACCGTTACCCGGACACCGGCTCGCAGCTGCTGCGCGAGCGGCTGGCGCGCGACCTGGCCGTGCCGGTCGAGCGGATCGCCGTCGGCTGCGGCTCGGTTTCGCTGTGCCAGCAGACGATCCAGGCCGTCTGCGCCCCCGGTGACGAGGTCATCTTCGCCTGGCGCTCGTTCGAGGCGTACCCGATCGTCACGCAGGTCGCCAACGCCGTCTCGGTGAAGGTGCCGATCACCGAGGGCCAGGAGCTCGACCTCGACGCGATGCTCGCGGCGATCACCGACCGGACGCGTGTGGTCTTCGTCTGCAACCCGAACAACCCGACCGGTACGGCCATCCGCCGCGCGGAGCTGGAGCGGTTCCTGGACGCCGTCCCCGAGCGCGTGCTGATCGTGCTCGACGAGGCGTACAAGGAGTTCGTCACCGACCCCGAGGTCCCCGACGGCGTCGAGTACACCCGCGACCGCGCGAACGTCATGGTGCTCCGCACGTTCTCGAAGGCGTACGGCCTCGCCGGTCTCCGCGTCGGTTACGCCGTCGCACCGGAGGCGATCGCGGACGCGTTGCGGCAGGTGTACGTGGCGTTCTCGGTGAACATGCTGGCCCAGGTGGCGGCGGTGGCGTCGCTGGACGCGGCGGACGAGCTGCTGGACCGGTGCAAGGACATCGTCGCCGAGCGCGGCCGGGTGCGGGACGCGCTGATCGCGGCCGGGTACCAGGTGCCGGAGACGCAGGCGAACTTCGTCTGGCTGCCGCTGGGTGAGCAGGCGGTGCCGTTCGCCGAGCACGCCCTCGACCGCAAGCTGATCGTGCGGCCCTTCGCCGGCGACGGCGTGCGCGTGACCATCGGCACGCCCGAGGAGAACGACCTGTTCCTGGCGGCGGCGCGCGAGTTCAGCCGCTGA